The following coding sequences lie in one Phaeodactylum tricornutum CCAP 1055/1 chromosome 12, whole genome shotgun sequence genomic window:
- a CDS encoding predicted protein, translated as MLEHAANGISLVGTGIALGIFHVLTGPDHLSALATLSANVDGLQAFCLGIRWGIGHSTGLLLVGVVFILMTLNGTDENIEIPRQVSEFFESLVGIFMLLLGVYGIRRAWERRPKVYGTIGESLVLEESPENVEILTVSESHHDHSEAHSTVEHADSAEGLRVQTTAVEEEDVAEVTPLFPRIVRSVSTKSMAIVAGIIHGLAGPGGVLGVIPAVQLHDARLATVYLGSFCASSTLTMGVFAILYGGCSSRLATRSGGHREFLIECASASLSILVGVTWLILLSIGKLEDVFP; from the exons ATGCTTGAGCATGCTGCCAATGGGATATCTCTTGTCGGGACAGGAATA GCGTTAGGTATTTTTCATGTGCTCACAGGTCCCGATCATCTCAGCGCGCTGGCCACATTGAGTGCGAATGTAGATGGCTTGCAAGCTTTCTGCCTAGGAATTCGATGGGGTATCGGTCATTCGACGGGTCTGCTTCTCGTCGGGGTTGTCTTTATCTTGATGACCTTAAATGGGACGGATGAGAATATAGAAATCCCTCGTCAAGTTTCCGAGTTCTTCGAATCGCTCGTCGGCATCTTTATGCTGCTATTGGGCGTGTACGGAATCCGACGAGCCTGGGAACGACGCCCTAAGGTGTACGGAACCATAGGAGAATCTTTAGTACTTGAGGAGTCGCCCGAGAACGTTGAGATACTTACAGTCTCTGAATCACACCATGACCACAGTGAAGCTCATAGTACTGTAGAACATGCAGACAGTGCTGAGGGACTTCGTGTCCAGACAACAGCTgtggaggaagaagacgtggCGGAAGTGACCCCACTTTTCCCTCGCATTGTTCGAAGCGTGTCCACGAAATCAATGGCGATTGTTGCTGGTATTATTCACGGCCTGGCTGGACCAGGCGGTGTTCTCGGAGTGATTCCCGCCGTGCAGCTTCACGACGCGAGATTGGCCACGGTATATCTCGGCAGCTTCTGCGCCAGCTCCACCTTGACTATGGGTGTTTTTGCTATACTATATGGAGGCTGTAGTTCCCGCTTAGCGACTAGGTCTGGAGGGCATCGGGAGTTTCTTATTGAATGCGCTTCGGCAAGCTTGAGTATATTGGTTGGAGTTACGTGGTTGATACTGCTTTCCATTGGGAAGCTTGAAGATGTATTCCCTTAA
- a CDS encoding predicted protein, translating to MKHRNLNLVFFLILSGICCFDAAVDETALSCAVNESTKYFLSGKDILLPAKWLFGTLKKLTIGPFIEPLAMFTAKVLVVAFVNAEILAYLGLIGDRGEGLYEWALDNDIQVHRWIDKYGLRPGGFVRGRLEQMLTSYKKMSAKARFASAVTTGTAFFPLTIKTTVWLGIVVIATFVVAEMLAFVGLIGDPGEGIDEWLKDGDAEPILRTFRRGTSDLRRILRRKLKISELLSGYINSIKDDFVFWIGYSIGGLACVTLRDAPHSNTPAP from the coding sequence ATGAAGCATCGAAATCTGAATTTGGTATTTTTCTTGATCTTGTCTGGCATCTGTTGCTTCGATGCTGCAGTGGACGAGACGGCATTGTCGTGTGCCGTCAATGAATCCACAAAATATTTTCTCAGTGGAAAAGATATTCTTCTCCCTGCCAAATGGCTCTTTGGAACTCTGAAAAAGCTCACGATCGGCCCTTTTATTGAACCATTAGCGATGTTTACGGCCAAAGTTCTCGTAGTGGCTTTCGTCAATGCTGAAATTTTGGCGTACCTTGGCTTGATCGGAGATCGCGGCGAAGGTCTCTACGAATGGGCACTAGACAACGACATACAAGTTCATCGATGGATTGACAAGTATGGCCTTCGACCAGGGGGCTTTGTTCGTGGACGTTTGGAGCAAATGCTAACAAGCTACAAGAAAATGTCGGCCAAGGCTCGTTTTGCGTCTGCAGTAACAACAGGAACTGCATTCTTCCCACTGACTATCAAAACGACCGTGTGGTTAGGTATTGTTGTCATCGCaacttttgttgttgcagaaATGCTAGCGTTTGTAGGTCTTATCGGCGATCCAGGCGAAGGAATTGATGAATGGTTAAAGGATGGAGATGCTGAACCAATTTTGCGGACGTTTCGAAGGGGAACATCGGATCTGCGCAGAATCTTGCGAAGGAAATTGAAAATATCAGAGCTATTGTCTGGCTATATCAATTCCATAAAAGatgattttgttttctggaTCGGGTACAGTATTGGTGGCCTAGCCTGCGTTACCCTACGAGACGCACCACATAGCAACACTCCGGCACCGTAG
- a CDS encoding predicted protein: MNSSSVCHEIPDCPRLFVDAFRGAYLQKTRNPDNVFILSHWHGDHYGSLPRDGKYQGPSLIHCTPTTAALLREIHQVPEKYVVEHGYGETWLFHPLGNTKGLSTVQITFYDANHCPGAAIIVVEMADGKVHLHTGDMRYHTMMNVYPILERAASSRAIDTVLLDTTYSDPKHNFQPQEAAIDAIAAYSEGLLGTSRKCCSNVLILLSCYSIGKEKVLWEVSSRTNQLVYVNDRKMRMMRCIQKHHESSSQIVQRCTTDPNATDIHVIPMGLAGELWPYFQPNYWACAEYAKALETEYTKVVAFIPTGWADGSKWNKKNATSKFDCKGIEVEIRLISYSEHSSFSELKTFVEFLRPRKVVPTVFKDDRDRVKIEGRFAIDSGRAKQSFFSTMTSKSSNIGKQVLPGAATRLDPFPKRPKLNMSRSSPLKQKEGHVEKLASMRLMGFSADAANGALVESKGNIEEAVGLLITGKTKLPPTAEVIDLSGTNDVVESKSVPATPCEK; encoded by the coding sequence ATGAATTCGTCGTCGGTATGCCACGAAATTCCGGATTGTCCCAGGCTCTTTGTCGATGCGTTTCGAGGAGCCTACCTGCAAAAAACCCGAAATCCGGACAACGTTTTCATACTTTCTCACTGGCACGGGGATCATTATGGCTCGCTACCCAGGGATGGCAAATATCAGGGTCCGTCATTGATTCACTGTACGCCTACTACTGCAGCTCTTCTACGGGAGATACACCAAGTACCTGAAAAGTACGTCGTAGAGCATGGGTACGGAGAGACCTGGCTTTTCCATCCTCTCGGTAATACGAAGGGTCTCTCGACTGTTCAAATAACGTTTTACGACGCCAATCATTGTCCCGGTGCTGCTATAATTGTCGTCGAGATGGCCGACGGTAAGGTGCACCTCCACACAGGAGATATGCGCTATCACACAATGATGAACGTGTATCCTATTCTTGAACGAGCAGCCAGCAGTCGTGCTATCGACACAGTTCTTTTGGACACAACATACTCCGACCCTAAACACAATTTCCAACCTCAGGAAGCTGCAATAGATGCTATCGCAGCGTACTCAGAAGGATTACTCGGCACTTCCAGAAAATGCTGTTCCAATGTCCTCATTCTTCTGTCTTGTTATAGTATCGGGAAAGAGAAGGTTCTATGGGAGGTCTCTTCTCGGACGAATCAGCTAGTTTATGTGAacgatcgcaaaatgcgAATGATGCGCTGCATTCAGAAACACCATGAGAGTTCTAGCCAGATTGTTCAGCGGTGCACGACTGACCCAAACGCAACGGATATCCACGTCATTCCCATGGGTCTTGCTGGAGAACTTTGGCCCTATTTCCAACCAAACTATTGGGCATGCGCTGAATACGCAAAAGCACTAGAAACGGAGTACACAAAGGTGGTTGCTTTTATCCCGACTGGATGGGCTGATGGATCGAAGTGGAACAAGAAAAACGCTACTTCAAAATTTGACTGTAAAGGAATTGAGGTCGAGATACGACTAATAAGTTATTCCGAACATTCAAGTTTCTCAGAGTTAAAAACATTCGTGGAATTTCTTCGCCCCCGCAAGGTTGTACCGACCGTTTTCAAAGATGACAGAGACCGAGTAAAAATCGAAGGTCGATTTGCGATTGATTCAGGTCGGGCAAAGCAATCTTTCTTCAGCACCATGACATCAAAGTCATCAAACATTGGCAAGCAGGTATTGCCTGGCGCAGCGACACGACTAGACCCGTTTCCGAAACGGCCGAAATTGAATATGAGTCGCTCCTCGCCTCTGAAACAGAAAGAAGGGCACGTCGAAAAATTAGCATCGATGAGATTGATGGGATTCAGTGCGGATGCTGCAAACGGGGCACTAGTCGAAAGTAAGGGAAACATCGAGGAAGCCGTCGGATTGCTCATTACTGGAAAGACAAAGCTTCCACCGACAGCCGAAGTAATCGACTTGAGCGGGACAAATGATGTTGTAGAAAGTAAGAGCGTCCCGGCCACTCCATGTGAAAAGTAA